From Longimicrobiales bacterium:
CGATCTGCTCGCCGCGCGCACCGCTGGTCAGCGCGACATCCACGCGCACCCGCTCACCCGAAACGGACACGGTGCCGCCGACCAGAGAACCCACCTCCAGCGTGCGCGCGACGCTGTCCGGCGTCGCATGCGCATGCCGGAACAGCTGCGAGCCGTTGCGTGACACCACGTGCAGTCCGCGGACCGCACTCAGCTCATCGATCAGCGCTTCCGTCAGGCCAGACGCCAGAAACTCGGCCTCATCTCCGCCACGCGGCTCCATGTACAGCACCGCGACACGTGCGGGATTCTCGGTGGGAGCGAGTGCGGCAGCAGGCCGCACCCCTTCCGCACCGCTCATCCGCGTCACGAAGCCGGTCGTGCCGAGTGCAAACACGGCGACCGCGGCGAGCAGCCACCGCTCGATCGAGGGGATCTCCTGCCGCCCTCTCGCACCGTGAAACCAGGAGACGACGAACGCGCCCGGCAACCCGCAGATCGCCATCGTGAGCACAAGCCGATAGGTGATGGACGGCAGCACGTCGTTGCCGACGAGCTGATCGATCACCTGCAGCGCCGCCCATGACGCCGCAGCATATGCAACGACGTATCGGAACACGCGTCGCTCGATGAGATCGCGTAGTACTCGCACGGCCTTCCGATGTCGGGATGAGCCCTGGAGAGCGCGTCGGGCCGGCAGGGTCCGGTGCGCTGCTCTTCACCATAGCTCAGTCGTGCGTCGGCCGGAAGCATGCGGTGACCACACGCCAGACCTGATGCGTGCGTACATCAGTTCGCGCCGGCGCTACACTGCTCCGACGCAATTACGTGCAGTTGTACGCTGTTCCAGGGACGAAACCACCGAGACAGCCAACAGAAAGGCGCATTTCGGATGCCGCGTTCTCTGACGCGGCCACGGCTCCGCCCGAGCGAGTGGCTGCCCCTGCCCGCGGGCACCGGCGTCAGGGTCCCGGCAGCGAGGCGGGCGCGTCGGTAGGCGGCCGGGCGACCGGCTCCGGCCCGCGGCGCAGCATGTAGATCCCCGCACCCAGGGCCAGCGCGATGACGCCGGCGATCAGGTTGTGGAGCCGCGCGCTCGAGAGGAAGACCACGGAAAGCAGCAGCGCCAGGAGCGGGATCGTCGCGCCACCGGGCAGCCGTATCGCATTGGGTCGCTCGCCCATGCGACGTCGCAGGATCGGCACTGCCGCGGCCGTGCCGATGTAGGTGGTGAGTCGAGCAATGATAGAGAGCATTGCGAGCTGCACGAACGTGCCGCTGAGCGCGAGCACGAACGCAACCGCCGAGAGCGTGACGATCGCGGCAGCGGGCGTGTTGAAGCGCGGGTGCACGTGCGCCAGGAAGCGAGGTCCGTAGCCGTCCCTCGCGAGAGCATACAGATATCGTGGTCCCACGAGGACCGTGTTGCCGACATTGCCGCCGATCGAGACCATCGCGGCGACGGTCATCATCAGTGCGCCACCCGGCCCGAGGAAGGTGCTCGCCGCTTCGGCCACCGGAGAAGCGGATCCGGCAACGCCCGGAAGTGTGCCGAGCGCGACGAGCTGCACGCCCGTGTAGACGAGGGTGACCACCAGGATCATCGTGAGCATCGCGAACGGCACATCACGCTGCGGGTTCCTGTACTCGCCCGCCGCGGCCGGCGTGTTCTCGAAGCCTGCGTATGCGAACAGCAGCAGCAGCGAGGCCTCTCCGAGTGAGCCCACCGGCGGCAGGTTCACCTCCGCGATGCGTGACCAGTCGACGAAGAAGATGCCGACGGAGATGAAGATGACGAGCGGAACGATCTTGGCGATCACCAGCGCGACGGCAGTGCCGGCGCCCTGTCGCACCCCCACGATGTTGATCCAGGTAAGCACGCCGATGAGCGCCGCGATGATCGCGACTCTCGGCGATCCCGACGCGGCCGGTGCCCACACGAATGCGACGGCGAGCGCGAACCCGTTCGAAAGGGACGCAACGGACGCGACGCGCGCGAGCCACGTCATCCAGCCGACCTCGAATCCGACGAAGGGGCCGAACGCTTCGCGCGTGTACAGGTATGCGCCGCCCGGCTGGTCGAAGTAGCTGGATGCCTCGGCGAAGCACAGCACGAGCAACGCAACGGCGAACCCGGCGAGCAGAACACCCAGGATGCTGCTCATGCCCAGCAGTGCGGCGGCCGCGGCAGGCAGGAGGTACACGCCGCTGCCGATCACGTCGTTGATCGACAGCCCCACGAGCTGACGCCGCGTGACGGCGCGTACCAGCGCCGGTGGGTGGAACTCCGCCATCAGGAACGCCTGCCGCTGCAGGGGGAGCGCCGTTTTCCGATGCCAGCGCTGTCGGGAGCGCCAGGATCCACGGTATGTGAGGCCCGGAATCCTGCGCCAGCTTTGTGCTGCGGCTTTCTCAGGCGGGCGGCGCCCGTAGAGCGCCACGCATGTAAGTCGAAATCGTTGCCTGGCGCCGTACCGGTCAGTAAGACCGTCGAGCCGCCGGGCGTCCGTGCAGGCAGCTGGTGCGGGGCGGGTCGCCGGTCATCCCGACCGTTGAACCGACAAGCGTCTGCCGGCACGATCATGCGTGGCGTACGGACGCGCGTCAGGTCCGCATCAGCTCCGGCAGCTGCTGATCAGCGCTTCCACGCCGGATACACTCCACGCCGGCCTGGGCGCGCCATCAATCCGGTCTCCAGGTATGCCAGCGTCATGGCGTGTCCCCGATTGTCGTAGATGGCGTCATGTTCGTTTCCGGGTGGGATGGATACGTGTGGGCGCTCGACGCAACCAATGGCAAACTCCTGTGGCAGTACCGGCACGCCATTCCCCTCGATGTCCCGCTATGCTGCGGAAACGTAAACCGCGGCGTGGCCGTGGCGAACGGCAAGGTCTTTCTGGCAACACAGAACGGTCAGCTCGTGGCGCTCGACGCTACGAACGGGCGGCCCGTGTGGCAGCAGACCGTCGTGGACATCCGCGCAGGTGAGAGTGCCACACTGGCGCCGCTTGTGGATGGCAGTTCACCACCGGAAGCGGCATCCACAGCAACCCGGTCACGTACAGCGTGGCCGGAAGCAGTATATCGCGGTACCGACAGGATGGGGTGGCTGGGTGGAAGGGTACTCTCCCGAGATGTACGGCGCGCCGCGGGGTAACGCCTTGATCGTGTTCGCCTTGCCGTGAACTCCCAAGGCGCCGAGTCAATCGGGATCCCTGCCCGCGTGGGAAGGGGCGAAGAACCGCTGGCTCTCGATGCGGGGCTCCTGGTTCTACGTCTCTTCTTCGGGCTGGCGCTTGCGCTGGCCCATGGCCTCGGGAAGCTGCCCCCTTCCGACCGGTTCATTACCGGCGTTTCGGAAATGGGCTTCCCTCTCCCGGTGGTGTTTGCATGGGTTTCCACGTGCCCCCGAACCAGCGGATCCGGGTCTGAGAGCGCTCCGGCCAGCACCGGGACTGCTTCTGGCAATCCCAGGTGCCGAGCGCTACCGCTGCGTTGCGCAGGAAGCCGACGCGTGCGGGCCGGCGCAAACGGCGAGCCGCGGGACAACGCCCCCCACCCGGCCTCGTCCATGGACATGAGGTCGATCAGCGACGGCGACCGCGTTCCCGCATGCCAGCCGTCCGAAGGGAGTCTCTCGACGCCGAACGGCGGCTCGCCGGGCCCGCGTGCGGCAAACGACGGCTCTACGGCCCCGGAGAACCGGGCACACCTCCTGGGAGGACTGCAGACTTCCCCGATTATTCTTCGGCTGCCGCGGGGAAGGCGCCGGTAGCTGCATGGTTCAGTTCCGTGGCACGATCATCTCCAGACCCGGTAACCAGAGAGTGAAACAGGAACCCTCTCCCGGGGCACTTCGCAGTGTCAGGTCCCCTCCCATTCGGCGTGCGAGATCGCGACCGATGGCAAGCCCGAGACCCGTACCACCGCGCCTTCGGGTACTTCCCGAGTCGACCTGAACGAACGGCTGAAAGATGGTCTCCGCCTCGGTTGCCGGGATGCCGATGCCCGTGTCCGTCACGCGGATGAAGGTCCACGGCCCGTTGCCCTGAAGCGCTGCTTCCGCATCCGGCGCCCGCGTCGCTCCACAGGTCACGGTAATGCTCCCGCCGCGCGCGGTGAACTTCACGGCATTGCTCAGGAGAATCACGAGGATCTGGCGGACTCGTTCCTCATCGCCCACGTACTTGCTGGTCTCGCGAGCGCACTCGCTCGTGATGGCCACCTCGGCCGATCCCGCTTGTGGCTCGACGAGAGCGATCGCGGCCGAGATGGAGTCATCGGCAGCGAAGGGAGCACGATCGAGGACCATCCGTCCGGACTCCACCTTTGCGAGATCGAGAATGTCGTCGATCAGTCCGATCAGGTGGCGGCTGCCGGCCTTCAACCGCGCGAGATACTCCACCTGCCTGGCGGTCAGCGGGCCTGCAATGCCGGTCTCCAGGAGGTCGGTGTATCCCACGATGGCGTTGAGCGGGGTGCGGATCTCGTGGCTCATCGTGGCCAGGAAGCGTGACTTCGCGGCATTCGCGTCGCGCGCTTCGTCCGCCAGCTCCTGCTGGCGTATGCTCGAGAGGACCAGAGCCTCGTTCAGCCGGGCCGCATCCTTCCGGACCGCCTCGAGATCGCGGAACAGGCGGGCGTTGTCGAGAGCGATCGCGCACCTCGCAGCGAGGTCTTCAGCCAGCTCGACGTCTCTGTCGGTGTACTGATGTCCCACGTCTGCACTGACGAACGTGATGGCACCGAGCACGCGTCCGCGCGCGATGAGCGGGACGATCACGACCGAGCCAATGCCGAGCGCACGCAGGTCCTGCAGATTCACTTCGCTGTTCGCGACGTCTACGAGCATCGCGTCGGTTACCGTCGCGACCAGTTCCGTCGCGCGCGACCGGATCACCCGGGGCAATCCGATCGGATCGTCACGATCTGGCGGCCAGCCGTCCTTCAGCCGGCGCGCATGCTCGGCTTTTCGAGGGTCCGGGTGACTGATGCCGAGGCGACGCATGGACCCGTCCTGCTCGACGACATCCACGATGCACCAGGACCCCAGGTACGGGAGCGCCATTCCCGCGACCGCCACGAGTGTGTCCTCGTAGTCGAGCGACGCGGCCAGTTGCTGGCTGGCGTCTGCGAGAAAACGCGGCTCCGATTCCCTCTGTGGTGATGGTACGGATGTGGCAGGCGGAGACAACTCACCGTATGT
This genomic window contains:
- a CDS encoding ATP-binding protein, with translation MADHRTSRGMAHDAGSGNHPEQATYGELSPPATSVPSPQRESEPRFLADASQQLAASLDYEDTLVAVAGMALPYLGSWCIVDVVEQDGSMRRLGISHPDPRKAEHARRLKDGWPPDRDDPIGLPRVIRSRATELVATVTDAMLVDVANSEVNLQDLRALGIGSVVIVPLIARGRVLGAITFVSADVGHQYTDRDVELAEDLAARCAIALDNARLFRDLEAVRKDAARLNEALVLSSIRQQELADEARDANAAKSRFLATMSHEIRTPLNAIVGYTDLLETGIAGPLTARQVEYLARLKAGSRHLIGLIDDILDLAKVESGRMVLDRAPFAADDSISAAIALVEPQAGSAEVAITSECARETSKYVGDEERVRQILVILLSNAVKFTARGGSITVTCGATRAPDAEAALQGNGPWTFIRVTDTGIGIPATEAETIFQPFVQVDSGSTRRRGGTGLGLAIGRDLARRMGGDLTLRSAPGEGSCFTLWLPGLEMIVPRN
- a CDS encoding amino acid permease; translation: MAEFHPPALVRAVTRRQLVGLSINDVIGSGVYLLPAAAAALLGMSSILGVLLAGFAVALLVLCFAEASSYFDQPGGAYLYTREAFGPFVGFEVGWMTWLARVASVASLSNGFALAVAFVWAPAASGSPRVAIIAALIGVLTWINIVGVRQGAGTAVALVIAKIVPLVIFISVGIFFVDWSRIAEVNLPPVGSLGEASLLLLFAYAGFENTPAAAGEYRNPQRDVPFAMLTMILVVTLVYTGVQLVALGTLPGVAGSASPVAEAASTFLGPGGALMMTVAAMVSIGGNVGNTVLVGPRYLYALARDGYGPRFLAHVHPRFNTPAAAIVTLSAVAFVLALSGTFVQLAMLSIIARLTTYIGTAAAVPILRRRMGERPNAIRLPGGATIPLLALLLSVVFLSSARLHNLIAGVIALALGAGIYMLRRGPEPVARPPTDAPASLPGP